Proteins found in one Bremerella volcania genomic segment:
- a CDS encoding carboxylate-amine ligase, producing the protein MLAEPSRSAKDSIPLFEAFGVEVEYMIVHENSLDVAPIADQLLRDEEGNPSEEIERGDIAWSNELALHVVELKTNGPVDSLVGLAARFQANVNDVNERLGSIGARLMPSAMHPWMRPDVEMKLWPHGHNEVYEAFNVIFNCCGHGWANLQSCHLNLPFDGDEEFGRLHAAIRLLLPILPALTASSPVCERQLTLHLDHRLETYRHNADRIPQVAGVVIPEGFYTEHDYRQFVLEPIYQAMAPLDLAGVLRHEWVNSRGAIARFMRNTIEIRVMDVQEHPAADVAICQLVANVAKALTEETWCSVAAQQQAETLRLRDIFLNVVDNADETMIIDPDYLQFFGWDQGICTAGDLWRSLAQRFPVEEKPLRDALDTILSEGPLSRRIVTALEDNLLERLPIVYRELCDCLQEGRSFRPAELNVR; encoded by the coding sequence ATGTTGGCCGAACCGTCCCGGTCCGCGAAAGACTCGATCCCGCTGTTTGAAGCGTTCGGCGTGGAGGTCGAGTACATGATCGTGCATGAAAATTCGCTCGACGTCGCGCCGATCGCCGATCAACTGCTGCGCGACGAAGAGGGTAACCCGAGCGAAGAGATCGAACGGGGAGACATTGCCTGGTCGAATGAGCTGGCGCTACACGTGGTCGAACTGAAGACCAACGGCCCTGTCGATTCGCTAGTTGGTCTGGCTGCGCGGTTTCAAGCCAACGTCAACGACGTCAACGAGCGTCTGGGGAGCATCGGCGCTCGTCTGATGCCCAGTGCGATGCATCCCTGGATGCGTCCGGATGTGGAAATGAAGTTGTGGCCGCATGGCCATAACGAAGTTTACGAAGCGTTCAACGTGATCTTTAATTGCTGCGGCCACGGCTGGGCGAATTTGCAGAGCTGCCACCTGAATCTGCCGTTTGACGGAGATGAAGAGTTTGGTCGATTGCATGCGGCGATTCGTTTGCTGCTGCCGATCTTGCCGGCGCTGACAGCCAGTAGCCCCGTTTGCGAACGGCAGTTGACACTCCACCTGGATCACCGGCTCGAGACGTATCGCCACAATGCCGACCGGATTCCGCAAGTCGCTGGCGTGGTGATTCCCGAAGGTTTTTATACCGAGCACGACTACCGCCAGTTTGTTCTCGAGCCAATCTATCAGGCGATGGCACCGTTGGACCTGGCCGGCGTGCTGCGGCACGAATGGGTGAACAGTCGCGGTGCGATCGCTCGCTTCATGAGAAACACGATCGAGATTCGCGTGATGGACGTCCAGGAGCACCCGGCGGCGGATGTGGCGATCTGCCAGTTGGTGGCCAACGTCGCCAAGGCCTTGACCGAAGAAACATGGTGTTCGGTGGCCGCTCAGCAACAGGCCGAAACGTTGCGACTTCGCGATATCTTCCTAAACGTGGTCGACAATGCCGACGAAACGATGATCATCGACCCGGACTATCTTCAATTCTTCGGCTGGGACCAGGGGATCTGCACCGCAGGCGATCTGTGGCGATCGCTGGCTCAGCGTTTCCCCGTGGAAGAAAAGCCACTCCGCGATGCGCTCGATACGATCCTGAGCGAAGGCCCGCTTTCCCGACGGATTGTGACGGCGCTAGAAGACAACTTGCTAGAGCGGTTACCCATCGTCTATCGCGAACTTTGCGATTGCCTGCAAGAGGGGCGTTCGTTTCGACCTGCTGAATTGAACGTTCGATGA
- a CDS encoding DUF4410 domain-containing protein, protein MDLDNPFRTPTEDSSGNAVSSNSIRIEPFQVRASGFHCRVLTEAQVSEMLAKELATFCGEQGFEIINGKAQYTIKGEIVKIDQGNQLLRYLLPYLAGEAMVEIHGEVVQGTHSSKTFHIKKTFSMGVFGGSSKGMIKDGLRLAAMKIAADAGLVGHQTSGLKRGGSGGAALDPMNTWLYLGLVALAALIAALIVGNVANGWALAAPERHDGIAMEDRGGWVLLQGVLAFISILFGGLAAAPDSVLKSSGMIWLRANAGVKSIIAQRILLGILCAVPILLAHLSKLLM, encoded by the coding sequence ATGGATCTCGATAATCCTTTCCGTACGCCGACCGAAGATTCCTCCGGCAATGCTGTCAGCAGCAATTCGATTCGCATCGAGCCGTTCCAGGTGCGGGCTTCCGGCTTCCATTGCCGCGTCTTAACCGAAGCTCAAGTGAGCGAGATGCTCGCCAAAGAACTGGCCACTTTTTGCGGTGAGCAGGGCTTCGAAATCATCAATGGCAAGGCGCAATACACGATCAAGGGGGAGATCGTCAAAATCGACCAGGGGAATCAACTGCTGCGGTACCTCCTGCCGTATCTGGCCGGTGAGGCGATGGTCGAGATTCATGGAGAAGTCGTCCAAGGAACTCACTCCAGCAAGACATTCCACATCAAGAAGACCTTCTCGATGGGGGTTTTCGGTGGAAGCAGCAAAGGGATGATCAAGGATGGCTTGCGGCTCGCAGCGATGAAGATTGCCGCGGATGCTGGCCTGGTTGGGCATCAAACGTCGGGCCTCAAACGAGGCGGCAGCGGCGGCGCGGCGCTCGATCCGATGAATACCTGGTTGTACCTGGGGCTGGTCGCGCTTGCCGCGCTGATTGCCGCGTTGATTGTGGGGAACGTTGCCAATGGCTGGGCTCTTGCGGCTCCAGAACGGCACGACGGCATCGCCATGGAAGACCGCGGCGGTTGGGTCCTGCTTCAGGGTGTGCTGGCTTTTATTTCGATCTTGTTTGGGGGCCTCGCCGCTGCGCCCGACAGCGTGCTCAAAAGTAGTGGGATGATTTGGCTTCGTGCCAATGCTGGGGTGAAGTCGATCATCGCCCAACGAATCTTGTTGGGGATTTTATGCGCCGTGCCAATTCTGTTGGCTCACCTAAGCAAGCTCCTCATGTGA
- the tssK gene encoding type VI secretion system baseplate subunit TssK, producing MKNPPIHWSEGMFLRPHHFQAQDRHWFEFLENSIRDLIPYAYGIRYIEISEQAIANFQIEVSQCEARMRDGSIISIGGNDQMDRIDLRQGIKGLQNLKEVFLENETIRVYLAVPRIKLGHENTARDAHTPNTRYCEFSREDEEENRGGNPQEVSYRELNIRILLSTDDLSGFELLPICQIVRNESDGTPRIDPNYHPPCLAVDAWTPLGTGIVRRVFDLIGERIERFRNDILNQNITWDPREIGDLEKMMRLRTLNEAYGELRILAFSDGIHPLKVYTALCRIIGQLAIFDDKERRIDNIPKYDHENLAEIFQWAYKEIRRLSEGRIDATYEHRFFLGSGQSMHVQLDPKWFDPSWEWYIGFEGVSVSKEDTYQLVTQGFHWVFGSGEQVETLFRNNMPGVRLRPVAQPPRVLPQGGNWVYFQVQRQGPPWDDVQRTQTMGWRFQEEYIHDVKELQGKKRLVLNIRNQLIALHVAVFALRHGEQKRV from the coding sequence ATGAAGAACCCACCCATCCATTGGTCGGAAGGGATGTTTCTTCGCCCCCATCATTTCCAAGCGCAGGATCGTCACTGGTTTGAGTTCCTCGAAAACTCGATCCGTGACCTTATCCCCTACGCTTATGGGATTCGTTATATCGAAATCAGCGAGCAGGCCATCGCCAACTTTCAGATCGAGGTCTCGCAGTGCGAAGCACGCATGCGAGATGGTTCGATCATTTCGATCGGCGGCAACGATCAGATGGACCGGATCGATCTCCGTCAGGGGATCAAAGGCTTGCAGAACCTGAAAGAGGTTTTCCTCGAGAACGAGACCATTCGTGTTTACCTGGCTGTCCCACGTATCAAATTGGGACATGAAAACACGGCCCGCGACGCTCACACGCCCAATACCCGGTACTGCGAGTTTTCTCGGGAAGATGAAGAAGAAAATCGCGGCGGCAATCCTCAAGAGGTTTCGTATCGCGAACTGAATATCCGGATCTTGCTATCCACCGATGACCTGTCCGGTTTCGAGCTTCTGCCGATCTGCCAGATTGTACGTAACGAATCGGACGGAACGCCGCGAATTGACCCGAACTATCATCCTCCGTGTCTGGCCGTCGATGCCTGGACGCCCCTGGGGACGGGGATCGTGCGGCGCGTATTCGACCTGATCGGGGAACGCATCGAGCGTTTCCGCAACGATATTCTTAATCAGAACATTACCTGGGACCCGCGCGAGATCGGGGACCTGGAAAAGATGATGCGGCTGCGAACCTTGAACGAGGCCTACGGCGAGCTTCGTATCCTGGCGTTCAGCGATGGGATTCATCCACTGAAGGTCTATACCGCGCTGTGCCGTATTATCGGGCAGCTGGCGATCTTCGACGACAAAGAACGCCGCATCGACAATATTCCGAAGTACGACCACGAGAACCTGGCCGAGATTTTCCAGTGGGCCTACAAAGAGATTCGCCGGCTCAGTGAAGGTCGCATCGATGCAACCTACGAGCATCGCTTCTTCCTGGGCAGCGGCCAATCGATGCACGTTCAATTAGATCCAAAATGGTTCGACCCGAGTTGGGAATGGTACATCGGATTTGAAGGGGTCAGCGTTTCCAAGGAAGACACCTATCAATTGGTCACCCAAGGTTTTCACTGGGTGTTTGGTAGCGGCGAACAGGTCGAGACATTGTTCCGCAACAACATGCCGGGCGTCCGACTGCGACCGGTTGCTCAGCCCCCGCGCGTGTTGCCGCAGGGGGGCAACTGGGTTTACTTCCAGGTCCAACGCCAAGGCCCACCCTGGGACGACGTCCAACGAACCCAGACGATGGGGTGGCGGTTTCAGGAAGAATACATCCACGACGTCAAAGAGCTGCAAGGCAAGAAGCGTTTGGTGTTGAACATTCGAAACCAACTGATTGCCCTGCATGTCGCCGTGTTCGCGCTGCGGCATGGCGAGCAGAAGAGAGTTTAA
- a CDS encoding 6-pyruvoyl trahydropterin synthase family protein has translation MSLSIMRRIKFCAGHRLYKHGGKCEFFHGHNYVADFHVSGDEVDDVGRVIDFAELKRLFKGWIDEHWDHAFILNEDDDNGINALKQVVPCKMYVLPTNPTAESMATYLLEKVCPKLLKGTGVTCRKVAIWETEDSFAEASLDSAGNLQSIAELSEPMVS, from the coding sequence ATGAGCCTGAGCATTATGCGGCGCATCAAGTTTTGTGCCGGACATCGACTTTACAAGCACGGCGGGAAGTGCGAGTTCTTCCACGGTCATAATTACGTTGCCGATTTTCACGTCAGCGGCGACGAGGTTGACGACGTCGGCCGCGTGATTGATTTCGCCGAACTGAAACGCCTGTTCAAAGGGTGGATCGACGAACACTGGGATCACGCGTTCATCTTGAACGAAGACGACGATAACGGGATCAACGCCCTCAAGCAGGTCGTACCGTGCAAGATGTACGTTCTGCCGACCAACCCGACCGCCGAGAGCATGGCGACCTATCTGCTGGAAAAGGTCTGCCCCAAGCTGCTCAAGGGAACCGGGGTCACTTGCCGCAAAGTCGCCATCTGGGAAACGGAAGACAGCTTCGCCGAGGCCAGCCTCGATTCGGCAGGCAATCTCCAATCGATCGCGGAACTTTCGGAACCGATGGTGTCCTAA
- a CDS encoding PadR family transcriptional regulator yields MSEPTIQGDRLRGHLEAMILAILDREPAHGFDVVKKLEARGEGALQMREGTIYPVLYRMEAAGLIKAQWDESEEGRKGPQRKVYTLTRKGQRQLAKGREQWQHFVQVVGGIIGGTA; encoded by the coding sequence ATGAGCGAACCGACCATCCAAGGCGATCGACTACGCGGGCACTTAGAGGCGATGATCCTGGCGATCCTCGACCGAGAGCCGGCACATGGGTTTGATGTCGTCAAGAAGCTGGAGGCTCGCGGCGAAGGGGCGCTGCAGATGCGGGAAGGAACGATCTACCCGGTTCTTTATCGCATGGAAGCAGCCGGGCTGATCAAAGCGCAGTGGGACGAGTCTGAAGAAGGACGCAAAGGACCCCAACGGAAAGTCTATACGCTGACTCGCAAGGGACAGCGGCAACTGGCCAAGGGACGCGAACAGTGGCAGCATTTCGTGCAGGTGGTCGGCGGAATCATTGGAGGCACGGCATGA
- a CDS encoding prepilin peptidase has translation MPRSQSRLTWLRYTIAVVVCLGVGAVLAWPAFEMLWLAGTDEDFVSRQNRLDQVQWIQSILIAGFLYAWFFFFGATVGSFLNVVIWRMPRGETVVSRPSRCPYCSTQLKWNDNVPVLGWIMLGGRCRTCRLPISPRYPIIETVVGLIFLLLLQFEVLSGGGNLPGIDAVRISHSRAMLELQFPLLSIYVFHCYLFSLMVCWAMIAWDRSRMPLTLCVLGYGAGFLGPMIRPDLYPVRFGSMDLGSVIDAQRLEVFLTVLCGAAAGTVWGMLMRAFVSRPTQDDHSRRLGIPIMMVAAGMYFGWQATFVIAALSLLVSVVIWPVLKRLGRTDFAGGVELSILVSSFVFVLFWKFWNQPFGLTDLPKAAVFAGVAVLLGLLLRKITWRPTLDLQRFQRPPETTGTDSPELQVLASAGTIPENSP, from the coding sequence ATGCCCCGCTCACAGTCTCGACTCACCTGGCTTCGCTACACGATCGCGGTCGTGGTGTGTCTGGGCGTAGGCGCGGTCCTGGCGTGGCCGGCATTTGAGATGCTTTGGCTGGCCGGTACCGACGAGGACTTCGTCAGCCGCCAGAACCGGCTGGACCAGGTGCAGTGGATTCAATCGATCCTGATCGCCGGCTTCCTCTACGCGTGGTTCTTCTTCTTTGGAGCCACCGTCGGAAGCTTCCTGAACGTCGTCATCTGGCGGATGCCGCGGGGGGAAACGGTCGTTTCCCGGCCGTCGCGCTGCCCCTACTGCAGTACCCAGCTCAAATGGAACGACAACGTCCCGGTGCTGGGCTGGATCATGCTCGGTGGACGCTGCCGAACCTGTCGGCTGCCGATCTCGCCGCGTTACCCCATCATCGAAACGGTCGTGGGGCTCATCTTTCTGCTGCTACTGCAGTTTGAAGTGCTTAGCGGTGGCGGCAACCTGCCTGGCATTGATGCCGTTCGGATTAGCCATTCGCGTGCCATGCTGGAACTGCAGTTCCCGCTGCTTTCGATCTACGTGTTCCACTGTTATCTGTTCAGCCTGATGGTGTGCTGGGCGATGATTGCCTGGGACCGCTCGCGCATGCCCCTGACCCTTTGCGTGCTGGGCTACGGTGCGGGCTTTTTGGGACCGATGATCCGGCCTGACCTCTACCCGGTACGTTTCGGCAGCATGGACCTGGGAAGCGTTATCGATGCCCAGCGGTTGGAAGTCTTTTTGACGGTTCTCTGCGGAGCAGCTGCCGGTACCGTGTGGGGGATGCTCATGCGAGCTTTCGTTTCGCGGCCGACCCAGGACGATCACTCACGCCGCCTGGGGATTCCGATCATGATGGTTGCCGCCGGGATGTACTTTGGGTGGCAGGCCACCTTCGTGATTGCGGCGCTGAGTTTGCTGGTATCCGTTGTGATCTGGCCGGTTCTCAAACGTCTCGGACGAACCGACTTCGCCGGCGGCGTCGAACTGTCGATCCTGGTCAGCAGTTTTGTTTTCGTGCTGTTTTGGAAGTTCTGGAACCAGCCGTTCGGCTTGACCGATTTGCCTAAGGCCGCGGTGTTCGCTGGCGTAGCGGTGCTACTGGGGCTACTTCTGCGAAAAATCACGTGGCGACCGACACTCGATCTGCAGCGATTTCAGCGCCCGCCGGAGACGACGGGTACAGATTCGCCCGAACTGCAAGTCCTTGCCTCGGCTGGCACAATTCCCGAGAATAGTCCGTAG
- the mog gene encoding molybdopterin adenylyltransferase: protein MPNTPAKIGIVTVSDRASRGDYEDRGGPAIREYLDQVMSSPWEAVAKVIPDDRDTIAQTLIGLSDDVGCCLIITTGGTGPAKRDLTPDVTVQVCDKEMPGFGELMRKVSLEKVPTAILSRQTAGLRGNSLIINLPGQPKAIAECLDAVFPAIPYCIDLVEGPYLETNPERIQAFRPQKK from the coding sequence ATGCCCAACACACCTGCGAAAATTGGGATTGTGACCGTTTCGGATCGTGCCTCGCGAGGCGACTACGAAGACCGAGGGGGTCCCGCCATTCGCGAGTACCTCGACCAGGTGATGTCCTCGCCGTGGGAAGCCGTCGCGAAAGTGATTCCCGATGATCGCGACACGATCGCCCAAACGCTGATTGGTCTGTCGGACGACGTCGGCTGCTGCCTGATCATCACCACTGGCGGAACCGGCCCTGCCAAGCGCGACCTGACGCCTGACGTCACCGTCCAGGTCTGCGACAAAGAGATGCCTGGCTTCGGCGAGCTGATGCGCAAGGTGAGCCTGGAAAAGGTTCCCACCGCGATTCTTTCCCGCCAAACGGCCGGACTTCGCGGCAATTCGCTGATCATCAATCTGCCTGGTCAGCCAAAGGCGATTGCGGAATGCCTGGACGCCGTCTTCCCGGCGATACCGTACTGTATTGATCTCGTCGAAGGGCCGTACCTGGAGACCAATCCCGAGCGCATCCAGGCATTTCGTCCTCAAAAGAAATAA
- a CDS encoding DotU family type IV/VI secretion system protein: protein MTPKFAKAVDPIFLCVLDLLDRIERDGNSLDPSQERIRVKKRIDTAENLLGQTAEWELAKYALVGWIDQMLITAPWNGANWWQNNDLEFECFHSGKAFEHFFVAAKEAQSLPNKDALEVYYVCVVLGFRGLYGHPHSLQYTQHYGLPADLDTWAKQTASALQLAIGRSPIMDRPEPGEGAPPLTGYNKLINMSLFAVIMVAICVGYFLMFGMK from the coding sequence ATGACTCCCAAGTTTGCGAAAGCGGTTGATCCCATTTTTCTGTGCGTCCTGGATCTGTTGGATCGGATTGAACGGGATGGGAACTCGTTGGATCCAAGCCAGGAGCGTATTCGCGTGAAGAAACGAATCGATACGGCTGAGAATCTGTTGGGCCAGACGGCTGAATGGGAACTTGCCAAGTACGCCCTGGTTGGCTGGATCGATCAGATGCTGATCACCGCTCCCTGGAACGGAGCCAACTGGTGGCAAAATAACGACTTGGAATTTGAATGCTTCCACAGCGGTAAGGCGTTCGAGCATTTCTTTGTGGCGGCCAAGGAAGCTCAAAGCTTGCCCAACAAGGACGCGTTGGAAGTTTACTACGTGTGCGTGGTGCTCGGCTTTCGAGGTCTCTATGGTCACCCGCACTCGTTGCAGTACACGCAGCACTACGGCCTGCCGGCTGACCTGGATACCTGGGCGAAGCAGACGGCTTCGGCCTTGCAGCTAGCGATCGGTCGTAGCCCGATCATGGACCGCCCTGAACCTGGCGAAGGGGCGCCCCCGCTGACCGGCTACAACAAACTGATCAACATGTCGCTGTTTGCGGTCATTATGGTCGCGATTTGCGTCGGCTACTTTTTGATGTTTGGAATGAAATAA
- a CDS encoding RimK family protein, translating to MAILIVTDQTDRWPSDGPSVEVVDPKAYITQPQYSEMRGAKVFNLCQTYRYQSVGYYVSLLAEARGHRPVPSVAAMQDWKTRSIIRLVSEDLDELIQKSLAPIKSNKFTLSIYFGKNMAKRYDTLAWRLFNLFQAPLLRAKFMQEKERWQLTSVGGISAADVPEAHWPFIVETALDHFSKRRSVAKVKKTRFDMAILRNPKDPEPPSDEVALQKFAKAAAQQGVSTEYISRDDYGRLAEFDALFIRDTTAVNHYTYRFARRAHAEGLVVIDDPTSILLCTNKVYLAELLSRHKIPVPKTVVVHRDNADTLGEELGFPCVLKRPDSAFSLGVVKVKTPDELQQKLKEFFADSELIIAQEFLPTDFDWRIGIFDRQPLYACKYFMAKGHWQIIKHENANRGRYGKLETLPVELAPRKAVQVALKAANLIGDGLYGVDVKESDGKFSVIEVNDNPNINSGCEDAVLKEELYRRMVSIFVRRIEQQKAGVA from the coding sequence ATGGCAATTTTGATAGTGACCGACCAGACCGACCGCTGGCCAAGCGACGGCCCCAGCGTGGAAGTGGTCGATCCGAAGGCCTACATCACTCAGCCGCAGTACAGCGAAATGCGCGGCGCGAAGGTCTTTAACCTTTGTCAAACGTATCGGTATCAAAGCGTGGGCTATTACGTCTCGCTGTTGGCCGAGGCCCGCGGTCATCGTCCGGTGCCGAGCGTTGCCGCGATGCAAGACTGGAAGACCCGCAGCATCATTCGGCTGGTCAGCGAAGATCTGGACGAGTTGATTCAGAAGTCGCTCGCTCCGATCAAATCGAATAAGTTCACGCTCAGTATCTACTTCGGCAAGAACATGGCCAAGCGGTACGATACGCTGGCCTGGCGACTGTTCAACCTGTTTCAAGCTCCGCTTCTGCGTGCCAAGTTCATGCAGGAAAAGGAGCGCTGGCAGTTGACCAGTGTCGGGGGCATCTCGGCCGCGGACGTCCCGGAGGCTCACTGGCCGTTCATCGTGGAAACGGCACTCGATCACTTCTCGAAACGCCGCAGCGTTGCGAAGGTCAAAAAGACCCGCTTCGACATGGCCATCCTGCGTAATCCTAAAGATCCCGAACCCCCTTCGGATGAAGTCGCACTGCAGAAGTTTGCCAAGGCCGCGGCGCAACAGGGAGTGTCGACCGAGTACATCTCTCGAGACGACTACGGCCGCCTGGCCGAGTTCGACGCGCTGTTCATCCGCGATACCACAGCCGTGAATCACTACACTTATCGTTTCGCTCGCCGCGCCCATGCCGAAGGGCTGGTGGTGATCGACGATCCGACTTCCATTTTACTGTGCACCAACAAGGTGTACCTGGCGGAACTGCTGTCGCGGCATAAGATCCCCGTTCCCAAGACGGTGGTCGTGCATCGCGACAATGCCGATACGTTGGGCGAAGAGTTGGGCTTTCCATGCGTGCTCAAGCGGCCGGACAGTGCGTTTTCGCTCGGCGTGGTCAAGGTGAAGACGCCGGATGAACTGCAGCAGAAGCTGAAAGAGTTCTTTGCCGATTCAGAGTTGATCATCGCCCAAGAGTTCCTGCCGACCGACTTTGATTGGCGGATTGGCATCTTCGATCGGCAGCCGCTGTATGCCTGTAAGTATTTTATGGCCAAGGGGCACTGGCAGATCATCAAGCACGAGAACGCCAACCGCGGACGCTACGGCAAGCTGGAAACACTGCCGGTAGAACTGGCTCCCCGTAAGGCGGTCCAGGTAGCTCTCAAGGCGGCCAATTTGATTGGGGATGGTCTGTACGGGGTCGACGTTAAAGAGTCCGATGGCAAGTTTTCGGTCATCGAAGTCAACGACAATCCCAACATCAACTCCGGCTGTGAAGATGCCGTACTGAAAGAGGAGTTGTATCGACGCATGGTGTCGATCTTCGTACGGCGAATCGAACAACAGAAAGCAGGCGTGGCCTAA
- a CDS encoding N-formylglutamate amidohydrolase, whose protein sequence is MSSRPRHSVLFTCEHGGNRIPKRYAARFIDHQELLQTHRGWDPGTLQMGTYFHQRIPSQMFASQTSRLLIDLNRSEGHPSLFSKLVPPPGDSQRNELLETYYRPWRREVADWISRQVRQKQFVWHLSFHSFTPELNGEVRTAEIGLLYDPGRLPERAFCDRWRKKIRETFPTFRVRRNYPYRGVADGHTTSLRKRFSTNQYAGIELEVNQQLFLQPSGKVKKLIAGLYQSWSLALQQTSGAK, encoded by the coding sequence ATGAGTTCGCGCCCCAGACATTCGGTCCTCTTTACCTGTGAGCATGGCGGCAATCGGATTCCGAAGAGGTATGCCGCGCGCTTCATCGATCACCAGGAACTTCTGCAGACGCATCGGGGCTGGGACCCAGGCACGCTCCAAATGGGCACGTACTTTCATCAGCGGATTCCGTCCCAAATGTTTGCCAGCCAGACGTCACGGCTGCTGATCGACCTGAACCGATCCGAAGGGCATCCGTCTCTCTTTTCCAAGCTGGTGCCCCCGCCGGGTGATTCGCAGCGGAACGAACTGCTGGAGACTTACTACCGTCCCTGGCGACGGGAGGTGGCCGATTGGATTTCGCGCCAGGTACGTCAAAAGCAGTTTGTCTGGCATCTCTCGTTTCATAGCTTCACCCCAGAGCTTAATGGAGAAGTGCGTACCGCCGAGATTGGTTTGTTGTACGATCCTGGACGTTTGCCGGAACGAGCTTTCTGCGATCGCTGGCGAAAGAAGATCCGCGAGACGTTCCCCACGTTTCGCGTCCGCAGGAACTACCCCTACCGTGGCGTTGCCGACGGACACACGACCTCTTTGCGGAAGCGATTCTCCACCAATCAATACGCCGGGATTGAATTGGAAGTCAATCAGCAGCTTTTCCTGCAACCCAGCGGTAAAGTGAAGAAGTTGATTGCCGGGCTCTATCAAAGCTGGAGTCTGGCCCTGCAGCAGACGTCAGGAGCCAAGTGA
- a CDS encoding C39 family peptidase, with amino-acid sequence MANPFDFEILPQPDDTTCGPTSLHAVYQYFGLNLDLHQLISEVPSLEQGGTLGVMLGIDALRRGFEATIFTYNLEVFDPIWFTRSYDLTERLEAQLTVKSDPKLHLASKAYIEYLALGGKIKMRDLSAMLISRYLHQSVPILTGLSSTYLYSGPREHGLKNTPDDIRGLPQGHFVVLYGMNENQDRVYVADPYLPNPLGEMHHYPVSFDRLVCSILLGILTYDSNLLVIEPKKEGSITKAKIAP; translated from the coding sequence ATGGCCAATCCGTTCGACTTCGAGATCCTGCCACAGCCGGATGACACGACCTGTGGGCCGACGAGCCTGCATGCCGTCTACCAGTACTTTGGCCTGAACTTAGATCTTCACCAGTTAATCTCGGAAGTACCCAGCTTAGAGCAGGGTGGAACCCTCGGCGTGATGCTGGGGATCGACGCCCTGCGGCGCGGCTTCGAGGCGACCATCTTCACGTACAACCTCGAGGTCTTCGACCCGATCTGGTTCACGCGAAGCTATGACCTGACCGAGCGTCTCGAGGCTCAGCTGACCGTCAAGTCCGACCCCAAGCTGCACCTGGCCAGCAAGGCCTACATCGAGTACCTGGCTTTGGGCGGAAAGATCAAGATGCGGGATCTCAGCGCGATGTTGATCAGTCGCTACTTGCATCAATCGGTCCCGATTCTCACCGGGCTCAGCTCGACCTATTTATATAGTGGGCCGCGCGAGCACGGCTTGAAGAACACGCCGGACGACATTCGCGGGCTGCCCCAGGGGCACTTTGTCGTTTTGTACGGAATGAACGAAAACCAGGATCGCGTTTATGTCGCCGATCCCTATCTGCCCAATCCACTGGGCGAGATGCATCACTATCCAGTCAGCTTTGATCGGCTGGTGTGCTCGATTTTGTTGGGCATCCTGACCTATGACTCGAACCTGTTGGTGATCGAGCCCAAGAAAGAGGGCTCGATCACCAAAGCCAAGATCGCCCCATGA
- a CDS encoding NAD(P)H-dependent oxidoreductase produces MGSWGFGNFQNDAALDYVEGIADQVRSQLVHPDEIEDLLMLMAQVDMLRVLVEHCNARPPEEAELIALRDACLEIFDEEKEEFYSTPEDAAERRDIIAKTFCRFLKVRKDWD; encoded by the coding sequence ATGGGCAGTTGGGGCTTTGGCAATTTCCAGAACGACGCGGCACTCGACTACGTGGAAGGGATTGCCGATCAGGTGCGTTCTCAACTCGTGCACCCCGACGAGATCGAAGACCTGCTGATGCTGATGGCCCAGGTCGACATGCTGCGGGTCCTGGTCGAGCACTGCAATGCCCGACCGCCTGAAGAAGCCGAGCTGATTGCTTTACGAGATGCCTGCCTCGAAATCTTCGACGAAGAAAAAGAAGAGTTCTACTCAACGCCGGAAGACGCCGCCGAGCGACGAGACATCATCGCCAAGACCTTCTGCCGCTTCTTGAAGGTTCGCAAAGACTGGGATTAG